The proteins below are encoded in one region of Mangifera indica cultivar Alphonso chromosome 7, CATAS_Mindica_2.1, whole genome shotgun sequence:
- the LOC123220603 gene encoding putative disease resistance protein RGA1 isoform X1 — MEVVLEPVVSELVDGLFKILGSKEVRDFARKLVGGVDSEIKELESKLRMVEDLLRNAEDRQLMDKRVKEWLDNLQHWAYDAEDILDEFAYEALRHKREAEHQASSSKVFSLPASFSSPLFAFQMGSKIKKINSRLEKLRQQRSAEREFQKLPGLPPTNIAAPQKPEETSSVPLGQVYGRNEDEVELLKMVKSGANFQPIAVVGVGGIGKTTIAREVYNHKELEDIKFEKKAWVCVSTTFDVLTISKKLLQQFSSPVPDNLNDVQVKLKEAVSGKKFLIVLDDIWKVEYIEWEKLKSPLAAGALGSTMIVTTRHEHVAKEIRSSHTHRLSLLSDGDCKSLFQEHAFGTGAAANADQISISIYERVLKRCKGLPLAAKTLGCLLRSKPSDTWEKILDSKIWSTFNESDHILPALKLSYHYLPSNLKRCFGYCAIFPQDYEFEEKELALLWIAEGIVQPSNEQLDEAGECFHKLCSRSLFQQLSSDSSKYVMHDLVHDLAQSVFEGISFRYEQNIVELPENFEKVRHFSYDLDFFPRKNKFKALEKAKSLRTFLSVRHEFGGYISTTIIFDLLPKFEMLRALSFKGYQIFHLPDSIGDMIHLRYLNFSKTKIRSLPESTCQLFNLQTLLLKKCFDLMELPSNMRYLTNLCHLDISGRNSLREMPYGMKKLKNLQVLSNFIVGEDTHSYLEDLRSLSFLQGELHISELQNVTDLNHIQGQILSNKSKLKVLILEWRDQVNSQTRDVEMNLLDKLKPPVNLRELTIRGYGGESFPSWLRDLSWLSNLRVFTIEKCLQLIGEIPNYFSSLERFVIKDCPKLVVSLSNYPIGCKLEINNCKGMVCNDGSIDFENLDSEYLANISTVEDKLKKGSQRVYHLMIVHNEEIMKSWQSLENTNFLSNINSLTISMCQNLRSIGRGMLPLSLEEFDINFCESLTFIDSDALPLSLKRLRIRQCGELKFLKDLSVCSLLEYLEIFFCESLKYISLDGPLPETLNELVVQGCEALETLSSRRNEYLPKALTSICILDCEELKSIAESFDNSTCLQYICVVDCKNLESLPSGLHHLPCLYRIGISGCPKLSVREGVPTSLRQLLINECEDDKGMGMGTGTGMLTSLKTLEIFSLPQLKSISDLTNVTALERLDIISLPLLESISDLTNLTSLKWLQINNLPQLELISNLSGLTSLTELYIDKCQKLKSIPSLSGLTSLEVLLIHNLPQLETFPSFSGLTSLERLNIAKLPQLESIPNLSGLTSLKDLQISECPRIKSIRSLSGLTSLQQLRIADLPQLESIQDLSSLTSLEDLQISECPRIKSIRSLSGLTSLQQLRIADLPQLESIQDLSSLTSLEDLQISECPRIKSIRSLSGLTSLQQLRIADLPQLESIQDLSNLTSLEDLQISKCPRIKSIPSLSSLTSLQSLRITDCPLLIKRWKSVTGKYSSKIAQIPKVEIDGKFIYNSKEYEVDDWSFFL, encoded by the coding sequence ATGGAAGTCGTTCTTGAGCCTGTCGTCTCCGAACTCGTTGACGGGTTGTTTAAGATATTGGGGTCCAAAGAAGTGCGGGACTTTGCCCGGAAACTTGTTGGGGGGGTAGATTCAGAGATCAAAGAGCTGGAGAGCAAGTTGCGGATGGTTGAAGACCTTCTTCGCAATGCAGAAGACAGGCAGCTGATGGATAAACGAGTCAAAGAGTGGCTTGACAATCTTCAACATTGGGCTTATGATGCGGAGGACATACTGGATGAGTTTGCCTACGAAGCTTTGCGACACAAACGCGAGGCAGAACACCAGGCTAGCTCCAGCAAAGTATTTAGTCTACCTGCTTCTTTCTCTAGTCCTTTGTTCGCTTTCCAGATGGGGTCCAAgatcaaaaaaatcaatagcCGGTTGGAAAAACTTCGCCAACAAAGATCAGCTGAACGTGAATTTCAAAAGCTTCCTGGACTGCCGCCAACTAACATCGCTGCACCGCAAAAACCAGAGGAAACTTCAAGCGTCCCACTTGGACAAGTTTATGGCAGAAACGAAGATGAAGTCGAATTACTGAAAATGGTGAAAAGTGGTGCCAACTTTCAACCAATAGCAGTTGTCGGCGTGGGAGGGATCGGCAAAACAACAATTGCTCGAGAAGTGTACAATCACAAGGAGTTGGAAGATATCAAGTTTGAGAAAAAAGCGTGGGTGTGTGTTTCAACCACCTTTGACGTTCTCACAATCTCAAAGAAACTTCTTCAGCAATTCTCGTCCCCCGTTCCAGATAATTTAAATGATGTCCAAGTTAAGCTGAAAGAGGCAGTAAGTggaaaaaaattcttgataGTACTAGACGATATATGGAAGGTGGAGTACATCGAATGGGAAAAGCTTAAGTCTCCTCTTGCAGCTGGTGCACTTGGAAGCACGATGATCGTGACAACACGCCATGAACATGTTGCAAAAGAAATAAGAAGCTCTCATACTCATCGATTAAGTCTTTTATCCGACGGAGATTGTAAATCCTTGTTTCAGGAGCATGCGTTTGGGACTGGTGCAGCTGCTAATGCTGATCAAATTTCCATTTCAATTTATGAAAGAGTTCTTAAAAGGTGTAAAGGCCTACCACTGGCAGCAAAGACCCTCGGTTGTCTTTTACGCTCTAAGCCGAGTGACACTTGGGAAAAAATATTGGATAGCAAAATATGGAGTACATTTAATGAAAGTGATCACATTCTCCCAGCATTAAAGCTAAGCTATCATTATCTTCCTTCGAATCTAAAAAGATGTTTTGGCTATTGCGCAATTTTTCCTCAGGATTACGAATTTGAGGAGAAGGAACTTGCACTTTTATGGATTGCGGAAGGTATTGTTCAACCATCAAATGAGCAACTAGATGAGGCAGGTGAGtgttttcataaattatgtTCAAGGTCTCTTTTCCAACAATTGAGTAGTGATAGCTCTAAATATGTCATGCATGATCTTGTTCATGATCTTGCTCAATCGGTTTTTGAAGGAATCAGTTTTAGATATGAGCAAAATATTGTTGAACTACCAGAAAATTTCGAAAAGGTTCGTCATTTTAGTTATGATCTTGATTTTTTTcctagaaaaaataaatttaaagccTTGGAAAAAGCAAAAAGTCTAAGAACATTTTTGAGCGTGCGACATGAATTTGGAGGTTATATTAGTACTACaattatttttgatttattgcCAAAGTTTGAAATGTTGAGAGCACTATCTTTTAAAGGCTATCAAATCTTTCATTTACCTGACTCAATTGGAGATATGATACATCTAAGGTATCTCAATTTCtctaaaactaaaataagaaGTTTGCCTGAGTCAACATGTCAGTTATTTAACTTGCAAACTTTGCTattgaaaaaatgttttgatCTTATGGAGTTACCTTCCAATATGAGATATTTGACCAATCTATGTCATCTTGATATAAGTGGTCGAAATTCATTGAGAGAGATGCCATATGGaatgaaaaagttgaaaaatcttcaaGTGTTGTCTAATTTTATTGTGGGAGAGGATACACATTCTTATTTGGAAGATTTGAGGAGTTTAAGTTTTCTTCAAGGAGAGCTTCACATTTCAGAATTACAAAATGTGACAGATCTAAATCACATACAAGGGCAAATACTAAGCAATAAGAGCAAACTAAAAGTGTTGATACTAGAATGGAGAGATCAAGTAAACTCACAGACAAGAGATGTAGAAATGAATCTACTTGACAAGCTAAAGCCTCCTGTCAATTTAAGAGAACTCACAATTAGAGGCTATGGTGGTGAAAGTTTTCCATCTTGGTTAAGAGATTTGTCGTGGCTCTCTAATTTGCGTGTGTTTACTATTGAAAAATGTCTCCAACTTATTGGAGAAATtcctaattatttttcttcattagaaAGATTTGTTATTAAGGATTGTCCAAAGTTGGTGGTCTCATTATCAAATTATCCTATAGGTtgcaaattagaaattaataattgCAAAGGAATGGTATGTAATGATGGTTCAAttgattttgagaatttggattCTGAATATCTTGCAAATATTTCGACAgttgaagataaattaaagaaaggtTCTCAAAGAGTATATCATTTGATGATTGTTCATAATGAAGAGATTATGAAATCATGGCAAAGTTTGGAAAACACCAATTTTCTTTCCAATATAAATTCTCTTACGATCAGTATGTGCCAGAATCTAAGATCTATTGGAAGGGGCATGCTACCATTATCTTTGGAagaatttgatattaatttctGTGAGAGTCTAACATTCATTGATAGCGATGCCTTACCTTTATCTCTAAAAAGGCTTAGGATTAGACAATGTGGAGAACtgaaatttttgaaggatttaagTGTTTGTTCTCTTCTTGAGTActtggagatttttttttgtgaatctCTCAAGTACATATCATTAGATGGTCCGTTGCCTGAGACACTCAACGAACTAGTTGTTCAAGGTTGCGAAGCACTGGAAACATTATCATCTCGTAGAAATGAGTACCTCCCTAAGGCACTTACATCCATCTGTATTTTAGATTGTGAAGAGCTAAAGTCAATTGCTGAGTCCTTTGATAATAGCACGTGTCTTCAATATATTTGTGTAGTTGATTGTAAAAATCTTGAATCCTTACCTTCAGGTCTACACCATCTTCCTTGCCTTTACCGTATTGGAATAAGCGGCTGTCCAAAATTGTCGGTGAGAGAAGGTGTTCCCACCAGCCTTAGACAACtcttaattaatgaatgtgaAGATGACAAGGGAATGGGAATGGGAACGGGAACGGGAATGCTCACCTCTCTAAAAACGTTAGAAATATTTTCCCTCCCACAGCTTAAATCCATCTCAGACCTGACCAACGTCACCGCTCTTGAAAGGTTGGATATCATTTCACTCCCACTGCTTGAATCCATCTCAGACCTCACCAACCTTACCTCTCTAAAATGGTTGCAAATCAACAATCTCCCACAGCTTGAACTAATTTCAAATCTCagcggcctcacctctcttACAGAGTTGTACATTGACAAATGCCAAAAGCtcaaatcaattccaagtctcagcggcctcacctctcttgAAGTGTTGCTGATCCATAATCTCCCACAGCTTGAAACATTTCCAAGTTTCagcggcctcacctctcttgAAAGGTTGAATATCGCTAAActcccacagcttgaatcaattccaaatctcagcggcctcacctctcttAAAGATTTACAAATTTCCGAATGCCCAAGGATCAAATCAATTCGAAGTCTCagcggcctcacctctcttCAACAGTTGAGGATCGCTGATCTGCCACAGCTTGAATCAATCCAAGATCTGAGCAGCCTCACCTCTCTTGAAGATTTACAAATTTCCGAATGCCCAAGGATCAAATCAATTCGAAGTCTCagcggcctcacctctcttCAACAGTTGAGGATCGCTGATCTGCCACAGCTTGAATCAATCCAAGATCTGAGCAGCCTCACCTCTCTTGAAGATTTACAAATTTCCGAATGCCCAAGGATCAAATCAATTCGAAGTCTCagcggcctcacctctcttCAACAGTTGAGGATCGCTGATCTGCCACAGCTTGAATCAATCCAAGATTTGAGCAACCTCACCTCTCTTGAAGATTTACAAATTTCCAAATGCCCAAGGatcaaatcaattccaagtctGAGCAGCCTCACCTCACTTCAGTCTTTACGTATTACAGATTGTCCTCTGCTTATAAAACGATGGAAAAGTGTTACGGGAAAATATTCCTCAAAGATTGCTCAAATTCCTAAAGTTGAAATAGATGGCAAATTCATCTACAATTCAAAGGAGTACGAAGTTGATGATTGGAGCTTCTTTCTCTAA
- the LOC123220603 gene encoding putative disease resistance protein RGA4 isoform X3 yields the protein MEVVLEPVVSELVDGLFKILGSKEVRDFARKLVGGVDSEIKELESKLRMVEDLLRNAEDRQLMDKRVKEWLDNLQHWAYDAEDILDEFAYEALRHKREAEHQASSSKVFSLPASFSSPLFAFQMGSKIKKINSRLEKLRQQRSAEREFQKLPGLPPTNIAAPQKPEETSSVPLGQVYGRNEDEVELLKMVKSGANFQPIAVVGVGGIGKTTIAREVYNHKELEDIKFEKKAWVCVSTTFDVLTISKKLLQQFSSPVPDNLNDVQVKLKEAVSGKKFLIVLDDIWKVEYIEWEKLKSPLAAGALGSTMIVTTRHEHVAKEIRSSHTHRLSLLSDGDCKSLFQEHAFGTGAAANADQISISIYERVLKRCKGLPLAAKTLGCLLRSKPSDTWEKILDSKIWSTFNESDHILPALKLSYHYLPSNLKRCFGYCAIFPQDYEFEEKELALLWIAEGIVQPSNEQLDEAEMPYGMKKLKNLQVLSNFIVGEDTHSYLEDLRSLSFLQGELHISELQNVTDLNHIQGQILSNKSKLKVLILEWRDQVNSQTRDVEMNLLDKLKPPVNLRELTIRGYGGESFPSWLRDLSWLSNLRVFTIEKCLQLIGEIPNYFSSLERFVIKDCPKLVVSLSNYPIGCKLEINNCKGMVCNDGSIDFENLDSEYLANISTVEDKLKKGSQRVYHLMIVHNEEIMKSWQSLENTNFLSNINSLTISMCQNLRSIGRGMLPLSLEEFDINFCESLTFIDSDALPLSLKRLRIRQCGELKFLKDLSVCSLLEYLEIFFCESLKYISLDGPLPETLNELVVQGCEALETLSSRRNEYLPKALTSICILDCEELKSIAESFDNSTCLQYICVVDCKNLESLPSGLHHLPCLYRIGISGCPKLSVREGVPTSLRQLLINECEDDKGMGMGTGTGMLTSLKTLEIFSLPQLKSISDLTNVTALERLDIISLPLLESISDLTNLTSLKWLQINNLPQLELISNLSGLTSLTELYIDKCQKLKSIPSLSGLTSLEVLLIHNLPQLETFPSFSGLTSLERLNIAKLPQLESIPNLSGLTSLKDLQISECPRIKSIRSLSGLTSLQQLRIADLPQLESIQDLSSLTSLEDLQISECPRIKSIRSLSGLTSLQQLRIADLPQLESIQDLSSLTSLEDLQISECPRIKSIRSLSGLTSLQQLRIADLPQLESIQDLSNLTSLEDLQISKCPRIKSIPSLSSLTSLQSLRITDCPLLIKRWKSVTGKYSSKIAQIPKVEIDGKFIYNSKEYEVDDWSFFL from the exons ATGGAAGTCGTTCTTGAGCCTGTCGTCTCCGAACTCGTTGACGGGTTGTTTAAGATATTGGGGTCCAAAGAAGTGCGGGACTTTGCCCGGAAACTTGTTGGGGGGGTAGATTCAGAGATCAAAGAGCTGGAGAGCAAGTTGCGGATGGTTGAAGACCTTCTTCGCAATGCAGAAGACAGGCAGCTGATGGATAAACGAGTCAAAGAGTGGCTTGACAATCTTCAACATTGGGCTTATGATGCGGAGGACATACTGGATGAGTTTGCCTACGAAGCTTTGCGACACAAACGCGAGGCAGAACACCAGGCTAGCTCCAGCAAAGTATTTAGTCTACCTGCTTCTTTCTCTAGTCCTTTGTTCGCTTTCCAGATGGGGTCCAAgatcaaaaaaatcaatagcCGGTTGGAAAAACTTCGCCAACAAAGATCAGCTGAACGTGAATTTCAAAAGCTTCCTGGACTGCCGCCAACTAACATCGCTGCACCGCAAAAACCAGAGGAAACTTCAAGCGTCCCACTTGGACAAGTTTATGGCAGAAACGAAGATGAAGTCGAATTACTGAAAATGGTGAAAAGTGGTGCCAACTTTCAACCAATAGCAGTTGTCGGCGTGGGAGGGATCGGCAAAACAACAATTGCTCGAGAAGTGTACAATCACAAGGAGTTGGAAGATATCAAGTTTGAGAAAAAAGCGTGGGTGTGTGTTTCAACCACCTTTGACGTTCTCACAATCTCAAAGAAACTTCTTCAGCAATTCTCGTCCCCCGTTCCAGATAATTTAAATGATGTCCAAGTTAAGCTGAAAGAGGCAGTAAGTggaaaaaaattcttgataGTACTAGACGATATATGGAAGGTGGAGTACATCGAATGGGAAAAGCTTAAGTCTCCTCTTGCAGCTGGTGCACTTGGAAGCACGATGATCGTGACAACACGCCATGAACATGTTGCAAAAGAAATAAGAAGCTCTCATACTCATCGATTAAGTCTTTTATCCGACGGAGATTGTAAATCCTTGTTTCAGGAGCATGCGTTTGGGACTGGTGCAGCTGCTAATGCTGATCAAATTTCCATTTCAATTTATGAAAGAGTTCTTAAAAGGTGTAAAGGCCTACCACTGGCAGCAAAGACCCTCGGTTGTCTTTTACGCTCTAAGCCGAGTGACACTTGGGAAAAAATATTGGATAGCAAAATATGGAGTACATTTAATGAAAGTGATCACATTCTCCCAGCATTAAAGCTAAGCTATCATTATCTTCCTTCGAATCTAAAAAGATGTTTTGGCTATTGCGCAATTTTTCCTCAGGATTACGAATTTGAGGAGAAGGAACTTGCACTTTTATGGATTGCGGAAGGTATTGTTCAACCATCAAATGAGCAACTAGATGAGGCAG AGATGCCATATGGaatgaaaaagttgaaaaatcttcaaGTGTTGTCTAATTTTATTGTGGGAGAGGATACACATTCTTATTTGGAAGATTTGAGGAGTTTAAGTTTTCTTCAAGGAGAGCTTCACATTTCAGAATTACAAAATGTGACAGATCTAAATCACATACAAGGGCAAATACTAAGCAATAAGAGCAAACTAAAAGTGTTGATACTAGAATGGAGAGATCAAGTAAACTCACAGACAAGAGATGTAGAAATGAATCTACTTGACAAGCTAAAGCCTCCTGTCAATTTAAGAGAACTCACAATTAGAGGCTATGGTGGTGAAAGTTTTCCATCTTGGTTAAGAGATTTGTCGTGGCTCTCTAATTTGCGTGTGTTTACTATTGAAAAATGTCTCCAACTTATTGGAGAAATtcctaattatttttcttcattagaaAGATTTGTTATTAAGGATTGTCCAAAGTTGGTGGTCTCATTATCAAATTATCCTATAGGTtgcaaattagaaattaataattgCAAAGGAATGGTATGTAATGATGGTTCAAttgattttgagaatttggattCTGAATATCTTGCAAATATTTCGACAgttgaagataaattaaagaaaggtTCTCAAAGAGTATATCATTTGATGATTGTTCATAATGAAGAGATTATGAAATCATGGCAAAGTTTGGAAAACACCAATTTTCTTTCCAATATAAATTCTCTTACGATCAGTATGTGCCAGAATCTAAGATCTATTGGAAGGGGCATGCTACCATTATCTTTGGAagaatttgatattaatttctGTGAGAGTCTAACATTCATTGATAGCGATGCCTTACCTTTATCTCTAAAAAGGCTTAGGATTAGACAATGTGGAGAACtgaaatttttgaaggatttaagTGTTTGTTCTCTTCTTGAGTActtggagatttttttttgtgaatctCTCAAGTACATATCATTAGATGGTCCGTTGCCTGAGACACTCAACGAACTAGTTGTTCAAGGTTGCGAAGCACTGGAAACATTATCATCTCGTAGAAATGAGTACCTCCCTAAGGCACTTACATCCATCTGTATTTTAGATTGTGAAGAGCTAAAGTCAATTGCTGAGTCCTTTGATAATAGCACGTGTCTTCAATATATTTGTGTAGTTGATTGTAAAAATCTTGAATCCTTACCTTCAGGTCTACACCATCTTCCTTGCCTTTACCGTATTGGAATAAGCGGCTGTCCAAAATTGTCGGTGAGAGAAGGTGTTCCCACCAGCCTTAGACAACtcttaattaatgaatgtgaAGATGACAAGGGAATGGGAATGGGAACGGGAACGGGAATGCTCACCTCTCTAAAAACGTTAGAAATATTTTCCCTCCCACAGCTTAAATCCATCTCAGACCTGACCAACGTCACCGCTCTTGAAAGGTTGGATATCATTTCACTCCCACTGCTTGAATCCATCTCAGACCTCACCAACCTTACCTCTCTAAAATGGTTGCAAATCAACAATCTCCCACAGCTTGAACTAATTTCAAATCTCagcggcctcacctctcttACAGAGTTGTACATTGACAAATGCCAAAAGCtcaaatcaattccaagtctcagcggcctcacctctcttgAAGTGTTGCTGATCCATAATCTCCCACAGCTTGAAACATTTCCAAGTTTCagcggcctcacctctcttgAAAGGTTGAATATCGCTAAActcccacagcttgaatcaattccaaatctcagcggcctcacctctcttAAAGATTTACAAATTTCCGAATGCCCAAGGATCAAATCAATTCGAAGTCTCagcggcctcacctctcttCAACAGTTGAGGATCGCTGATCTGCCACAGCTTGAATCAATCCAAGATCTGAGCAGCCTCACCTCTCTTGAAGATTTACAAATTTCCGAATGCCCAAGGATCAAATCAATTCGAAGTCTCagcggcctcacctctcttCAACAGTTGAGGATCGCTGATCTGCCACAGCTTGAATCAATCCAAGATCTGAGCAGCCTCACCTCTCTTGAAGATTTACAAATTTCCGAATGCCCAAGGATCAAATCAATTCGAAGTCTCagcggcctcacctctcttCAACAGTTGAGGATCGCTGATCTGCCACAGCTTGAATCAATCCAAGATTTGAGCAACCTCACCTCTCTTGAAGATTTACAAATTTCCAAATGCCCAAGGatcaaatcaattccaagtctGAGCAGCCTCACCTCACTTCAGTCTTTACGTATTACAGATTGTCCTCTGCTTATAAAACGATGGAAAAGTGTTACGGGAAAATATTCCTCAAAGATTGCTCAAATTCCTAAAGTTGAAATAGATGGCAAATTCATCTACAATTCAAAGGAGTACGAAGTTGATGATTGGAGCTTCTTTCTCTAA
- the LOC123220603 gene encoding putative disease resistance protein RGA4 isoform X4, which translates to MEVVLEPVVSELVDGLFKILGSKEVRDFARKLVGGVDSEIKELESKLRMVEDLLRNAEDRQLMDKRVKEWLDNLQHWAYDAEDILDEFAYEALRHKREAEHQASSSKVFSLPASFSSPLFAFQMGSKIKKINSRLEKLRQQRSAEREFQKLPGLPPTNIAAPQKPEETSSVPLGQVYGRNEDEVELLKMVKSGANFQPIAVVGVGGIGKTTIAREVYNHKELEDIKFEKKAWVCVSTTFDVLTISKKLLQQFSSPVPDNLNDVQVKLKEAVSGKKFLIVLDDIWKVEYIEWEKLKSPLAAGALGSTMIVTTRHEHVAKEIRSSHTHRLSLLSDGDCKSLFQEHAFGTGAAANADQISISIYERVLKRCKGLPLAAKTLGCLLRSKPSDTWEKILDSKIWSTFNESDHILPALKLSYHYLPSNLKRCFGYCAIFPQDYEFEEKELALLWIAEGIVQPSNEQLDEAGLHHLPCLYRIGISGCPKLSVREGVPTSLRQLLINECEDDKGMGMGTGTGMLTSLKTLEIFSLPQLKSISDLTNVTALERLDIISLPLLESISDLTNLTSLKWLQINNLPQLELISNLSGLTSLTELYIDKCQKLKSIPSLSGLTSLEVLLIHNLPQLETFPSFSGLTSLERLNIAKLPQLESIPNLSGLTSLKDLQISECPRIKSIRSLSGLTSLQQLRIADLPQLESIQDLSSLTSLEDLQISECPRIKSIRSLSGLTSLQQLRIADLPQLESIQDLSSLTSLEDLQISECPRIKSIRSLSGLTSLQQLRIADLPQLESIQDLSNLTSLEDLQISKCPRIKSIPSLSSLTSLQSLRITDCPLLIKRWKSVTGKYSSKIAQIPKVEIDGKFIYNSKEYEVDDWSFFL; encoded by the exons ATGGAAGTCGTTCTTGAGCCTGTCGTCTCCGAACTCGTTGACGGGTTGTTTAAGATATTGGGGTCCAAAGAAGTGCGGGACTTTGCCCGGAAACTTGTTGGGGGGGTAGATTCAGAGATCAAAGAGCTGGAGAGCAAGTTGCGGATGGTTGAAGACCTTCTTCGCAATGCAGAAGACAGGCAGCTGATGGATAAACGAGTCAAAGAGTGGCTTGACAATCTTCAACATTGGGCTTATGATGCGGAGGACATACTGGATGAGTTTGCCTACGAAGCTTTGCGACACAAACGCGAGGCAGAACACCAGGCTAGCTCCAGCAAAGTATTTAGTCTACCTGCTTCTTTCTCTAGTCCTTTGTTCGCTTTCCAGATGGGGTCCAAgatcaaaaaaatcaatagcCGGTTGGAAAAACTTCGCCAACAAAGATCAGCTGAACGTGAATTTCAAAAGCTTCCTGGACTGCCGCCAACTAACATCGCTGCACCGCAAAAACCAGAGGAAACTTCAAGCGTCCCACTTGGACAAGTTTATGGCAGAAACGAAGATGAAGTCGAATTACTGAAAATGGTGAAAAGTGGTGCCAACTTTCAACCAATAGCAGTTGTCGGCGTGGGAGGGATCGGCAAAACAACAATTGCTCGAGAAGTGTACAATCACAAGGAGTTGGAAGATATCAAGTTTGAGAAAAAAGCGTGGGTGTGTGTTTCAACCACCTTTGACGTTCTCACAATCTCAAAGAAACTTCTTCAGCAATTCTCGTCCCCCGTTCCAGATAATTTAAATGATGTCCAAGTTAAGCTGAAAGAGGCAGTAAGTggaaaaaaattcttgataGTACTAGACGATATATGGAAGGTGGAGTACATCGAATGGGAAAAGCTTAAGTCTCCTCTTGCAGCTGGTGCACTTGGAAGCACGATGATCGTGACAACACGCCATGAACATGTTGCAAAAGAAATAAGAAGCTCTCATACTCATCGATTAAGTCTTTTATCCGACGGAGATTGTAAATCCTTGTTTCAGGAGCATGCGTTTGGGACTGGTGCAGCTGCTAATGCTGATCAAATTTCCATTTCAATTTATGAAAGAGTTCTTAAAAGGTGTAAAGGCCTACCACTGGCAGCAAAGACCCTCGGTTGTCTTTTACGCTCTAAGCCGAGTGACACTTGGGAAAAAATATTGGATAGCAAAATATGGAGTACATTTAATGAAAGTGATCACATTCTCCCAGCATTAAAGCTAAGCTATCATTATCTTCCTTCGAATCTAAAAAGATGTTTTGGCTATTGCGCAATTTTTCCTCAGGATTACGAATTTGAGGAGAAGGAACTTGCACTTTTATGGATTGCGGAAGGTATTGTTCAACCATCAAATGAGCAACTAGATGAGGCAG GTCTACACCATCTTCCTTGCCTTTACCGTATTGGAATAAGCGGCTGTCCAAAATTGTCGGTGAGAGAAGGTGTTCCCACCAGCCTTAGACAACtcttaattaatgaatgtgaAGATGACAAGGGAATGGGAATGGGAACGGGAACGGGAATGCTCACCTCTCTAAAAACGTTAGAAATATTTTCCCTCCCACAGCTTAAATCCATCTCAGACCTGACCAACGTCACCGCTCTTGAAAGGTTGGATATCATTTCACTCCCACTGCTTGAATCCATCTCAGACCTCACCAACCTTACCTCTCTAAAATGGTTGCAAATCAACAATCTCCCACAGCTTGAACTAATTTCAAATCTCagcggcctcacctctcttACAGAGTTGTACATTGACAAATGCCAAAAGCtcaaatcaattccaagtctcagcggcctcacctctcttgAAGTGTTGCTGATCCATAATCTCCCACAGCTTGAAACATTTCCAAGTTTCagcggcctcacctctcttgAAAGGTTGAATATCGCTAAActcccacagcttgaatcaattccaaatctcagcggcctcacctctcttAAAGATTTACAAATTTCCGAATGCCCAAGGATCAAATCAATTCGAAGTCTCagcggcctcacctctcttCAACAGTTGAGGATCGCTGATCTGCCACAGCTTGAATCAATCCAAGATCTGAGCAGCCTCACCTCTCTTGAAGATTTACAAATTTCCGAATGCCCAAGGATCAAATCAATTCGAAGTCTCagcggcctcacctctcttCAACAGTTGAGGATCGCTGATCTGCCACAGCTTGAATCAATCCAAGATCTGAGCAGCCTCACCTCTCTTGAAGATTTACAAATTTCCGAATGCCCAAGGATCAAATCAATTCGAAGTCTCagcggcctcacctctcttCAACAGTTGAGGATCGCTGATCTGCCACAGCTTGAATCAATCCAAGATTTGAGCAACCTCACCTCTCTTGAAGATTTACAAATTTCCAAATGCCCAAGGatcaaatcaattccaagtctGAGCAGCCTCACCTCACTTCAGTCTTTACGTATTACAGATTGTCCTCTGCTTATAAAACGATGGAAAAGTGTTACGGGAAAATATTCCTCAAAGATTGCTCAAATTCCTAAAGTTGAAATAGATGGCAAATTCATCTACAATTCAAAGGAGTACGAAGTTGATGATTGGAGCTTCTTTCTCTAA